tcttgttcaactgtattatgtgttatcaaattggttggcttgggttcggaaaggttttggtaaggtttgagacacttagtctcttttgagtgagcttaagttggaaaagtcaactgtatattgacttatgtgaaaaagggcttggATGtccaatggttcggatagcttcgggaggtgatttgggacttaggagcgtgatcggaatatgttttggaggtccggaatagatttaggcttgaattggcaaaattgaaattttggcattttccgattgataggtgagattttgatataggggtcggaatggaatttcggaagttggagtaggtccgttgtgtcatttgtgatgtgtgtgccaaatttcaggtcattcggacgagatttgatagacatttttatcaaaagcggaatttgaaagtttttaggattcttaggcttgaatccgatgtaattttggtgttttgatgttgttttgagcgtttcgaagattggaacaagtttgaatgaggttatgggatatgttggcatgtttggttgaggtcccgagggcctcaggtgagtttcaggtggttgaacggatcatttcatgttggaggaaattgcagaaaaactaTTGTTGGTATTGCAagtttttgaccttcgcgttcgcgaagggttaggatgtgagtCAGTGgaattggccttcgcgtttgcgaaggtggTCCCGagttcgcgaagggctgaggccagtgttcatcgcgttcgcgagggctttgccgcgttcgcatagaggaaaggTGAGCAGCTGGGTCCGGGTCAATTGTTCTTCGTGTTTGCGAGGGGTAGTCGAATAAGACAAGGCTTCACGTTCGCGTACAGGGAGTCGCGTTCTCAATGAAGGAATTATTGGTCaacgtaagtttgtgcttcgcgaacgtgaggtgttgaccgcgttcgcgaagaaggaccATGAATAGCTCGGAAGAATGTTTAAAAGGCtatatccgcgattttgggtctaagtttcaccattattgagcgattttagagctttttaaggaggattgaagagggaatcaaggagaAATAATTGGacgtaagatttatggacttaatactcgatcctaatgtgatttctacctaattaaacatggaatttgtggaatctaaagcttaatattggaagttagggcttggaaattggaaacCTAAATCTAGGAATTTGAGGGCTCATTTGTGGttagattttgatgtatttgatatgtatgaactcgtgagagtgtaaggattctagttttgtaatttttatcggaatccaagACGTGGatccaggggtcgggtttggccaatttcgggatttatttatgtaaattggttattttcgagtgggatttgtttccttagcatattttgatgttataaatctgtttttggatagatttggagcatccggaggccgattcgagaggcaaaggcatcccGGGCTAAAGTTTGGAccagatagaggtaagtaatgattgtaaatgttgtcttgagggtatgaaatcgcggatttcacattgttgtgctactttgaggtgacgcacacgctagatgatgagcgtgggtcatgcaccgttggggattgtgacttagtccgtcccgtatgactgtttaaccacgtatttgattgaaaacggtttgctatcatcatgttttgggttgaatgccatatttgggcctcgtgccaactgttttggacccttggggatttttactactatttcttactgttttgacttcatgtttgtactcagtcatgttgtattctactgttttcataacttggccatatttactccattttaatattttaaacGATATTTTGGggtgagcatcatgttttacagttgcccgagtggcttgagagatttctgactgagcgaggccgaaggcctgtgttgtgaggatattatgggatcgggctgcatgccacagtagtgttgtactgattcatgattgtgAGTCTGAGGGCCTGATTcgttacgccatgaggtggcttgttataaggTCGAATGCTTGTttaattatgccacgagatggcttgatattgcacttgggctgtaaggagtttctccggagtctgtacacactcagtgagcgcaggtacccagtgtgagatatgATATAGCCCGAGAGGCTAATGTTGTTTCaggttattgcccgaggggctgatacgagtgattgtgagataactcgaggggctggttctgtttgtatgttgctcgaggggctgatttatgtttctatcttttctccttgttttcattcactcgtttgaactgctaaaagatgttttaaagaggtttttactgaactaaggtgtttctacGAACTCTTACTGTTTTTGCATTGTTCTGATTTTTGTACTGCCTCGTTGTAGcattttgttgtgttttacgtgttttcttatcgctcagctgcatttacttttattacttactgagttggcatactcacattactctctgcaccctgtgtgcagatctaggagttTCGGGTCACGCTAGTGTGGGTTGATTGCTTTCCAGCAGGCTgatcggagttgactaggtagttgctcggcatTCGCAACCCAatgtttctccttcctatccttatttttcctttgtactagctttgtattagactatgtagtctcttcatactcttagacggatgtttatatgctcatgattggtgacaccccgatgtcgggctgtgttgatTTCGCATTGTTCTATTCTATTCTTTATTTTAGGATTTACAGTTTATTTATGacttaaaaaattaaattattataactgtcttaattggtttgggggtttgtgttggctggccttatttcacgaaaggcgccatcacgatcgagtCCGATTTAGGATCGTGACACCAAAGTTGCAAGGTTgcatttaaaaggataaaaaataGAAGTTAACTTTACTACTAGATTGTAAGTAGCATATATACTACTTGGTTGTGATTGATGAACATGATTCCTTCACTTTTTTTTATAATGAAAAAAATTACGGGGAGGAgcactttttcttttaataggCGTTACACGAGAATCAGAATTAGTCGTAGATCTAAATAAGGAATGGTTCTGTTCGGACGATTATTTTCGAAAATTTATACCATATCagttttttggttattttattatgtataacTAAAATTAGACTTTTTGAAACCTTCTCAATCATGTTGTATCGGTACGATTCGattaaattttgatatttttttaaatGTCATGTAAAAGTCACAAGTacaagtagaatgcaataacatacgtacttttataggacttaataaactctctagacatttttattgtttaaagggtgatgaattaagaaaatatgaaagatggTCAGAGtgtagatccatcaactattctacaacagtttaaaagaaactaaacaaagacaaaaaaaaatattaatcacatgaGCGAAAAGCTATTAACAAAGCTGgaactcaagaataaagtctatagaagattaaatattcaaaaagataaatctaaattatatgaaaggaaacatattcagtgcattgtagtttgctactaaTCACTAGAATACCTGGTGTCTTACTAGTGAATATActggaaataatttagtttcaataTGAGTAACATTATATGTTTggaaattagtattttgagtttaattacttgttggcttgtaaccgTTTTCACAATTCTAAGGCCCAAGGAAAATTTTAttacattattatttttaaacttaatatatgaatatatttttcacatgtaaaatttattcggtacggttcggtattttttttaattataccctaattatcggtacggttatagatttatataaaacctacaattttaataaaataaacctaaaaatcggtttgATATGATGTGATTCGATCGGTTGAGTCGGCTTTTAAATATCCATTAACACCCTTGTTCTAATACACATATGAAACACCGAAAATAAGAAATACACACAAAAAAGAGTAAGTAACATAAGGTGTCTCAGAGTACAAATAGTGTGCGTTTTAGTGGATGAAAAAGGAAGTGAACTAGTGCATTCAATGGACAAAAGTACTTAAATAATTGAACAATTACGTTTGACTCGATAAAGTATCTACAATTACGTTTGACTCGATAAAGTATCTACAATACTTGCTATCCttatcttttcattcttttccttcCAATTTGACTGGAAGTATGAAGTTTCAGTTTTACAATTGTCCACAGGATAGAACTAATTATGTGCAAATTCACCACTCGAAATAAAATTTATGTTAATGTTTACCCGTAAAAGGTACAGAcaaatttatacgtggtttctagacaagtgaactaatttgatcctgaaataataaaataattgaagaataaTATAATACTTAGCCTCAGAATATAGATAAAATAGCAGAAATGACAACACTGGGAATAAGATTTCCGGGCACAGCGATGATGAGATCAAAAGCAAGAAAGTGAATTATATTAAGCTTTGTATAGAATGTAGTGTAAATTAACCAGAAAATTCGTGCACTTTACAATGATAATTGGGCTCGCTATTTATAGTTGTGTCTAGGGAAGGAAGTCCTAGGATGTGCCTTCCTTTAGTGTCAATTATAAAGGTCATTGATGAAGATGTAACGGTGAACATAGATGACAAATTCTCTGTAACGGGTCGTCATCCTTAATGCTACAGAATATTCCTTATTAAATGCTACCGGACGCAAAGCATTTAATATATCTTTATGAGCATTATCTCGTCCGGTGACAAGCGGAATAGCTGTGTTCGGTCTTCGGTCAACACTGTCTTGGGTCCCACGTGTCTTTTCCTTGGATGACCACATGTCAtgacatattttaccctatacagttAATATGATTATCTACcacagaaaaaaataaaaagaataagaaaGTCAACGAATAAACAATTTAATCTGAACTATGATTTCATTCTTTAGTTCCTTGAGGGTGTTATaaaattgtgacgacccggccggttgtcttaagaactaacgccctgatcccctattaattgatttccccaagtttaattctgctgttttgatttgccgggatgttcggtgtcgagtttcggagagttttgggacacttagtccctaaataaaagCTTAAGTGCTGGAAAGTTGACCATTGTCGGAAtaatgtgaagacggcctcggaatggaaatctaatggttccattagctctgttgggtgatttcgggattagggacgtgatcggattgtgttttggaggtccgtagctaatttaggcttggaatgccgaaatttgaatttttgaagtttccgatccgatagtgagattttgatccgagggtcagaatggaattccggaagttggagtagctccgtagtattgaatgtgacgtgttgcaaaatttcaggtcattcggacgaggtttgatagactttttgatcaaaagcgtatttttagagtttttggaattcttaggcttgaatccgatgaaaaataagtgttttgatgttttttttttatcattccgaaggttggaacaagtttgaatgatattttagggttgattggcaggtttggttgaggtctcaggggcctcgggtgtgtttcggatgctcaacgaatCAATTTAAGTTgtaaaaaagttgcagattttcttcagctgttgcagaggtTTTTACTCTTCGAGGTCGCGagtgggccctcgcgttcgcgaagagtcaatTGAGGAAGGTGAAAATTAAGCTttcacattcgcgaagaaggtaacacgttcgcgaagggccaAGTGTTTgtacatcgcgttcgcgtgggtggTGTCGCGTATTTAGcgtatgtgagagatgttagtattgataccccttcagttgatttagtcccagtagtacgggattttcccgatgtgtttccagttgatccTCCAggtatgccgcctgatagagttattgattttggcattgatctattgccgggcactcagcccatttctattcccccgtatcgtatggctcctcttgagttgaaggagttgaaggatcagttacaggaattgcttgataagggttttattcagcccagtgtatcaccttggggtgctcctgtcttgtttgtgaagaaaaaggatggttctatgtaggggtgggcgttcggtatttcggttcggtatgtaaaaatttcggttcggtattcgatttatcaattgtgtataccaaataccataccaaaatatttcggtatggttcggtatttcttattttgttttggtACGGTTTCGGTTTAACAATCAATGAATAATCAATGCTAAGTGCTAACAGTGCACATGCACAATTGAAATTTTCACTCTAAAAGAATATGTTTTCCGATATATAACAGTGCACAACTGCACAATGTGCACATGGCTGAAACAAGAATAACTGTAACATATTATATTCTCTTAATTCTGGCTGAGACCTGAAACCCCTGTGATGTGAATCTGTGATAACCAATTCACAATTTCACATGGCTTAAGAATAATTGAAAAGCAAAAGCTGAACAAGACAACAACTTCTTTACAATCTGGCAATCTGCAGTTGCACGCCAGTATACTGTATGTCATATTATACAATATTACAATCTGCACAATGCACAATGAATCTGGCCAGTATATTGTAGTTGGCAAAAGCTGGCCAACTGCACAATGCACATTACTGATTACACAACTATATTAAATAACTTAAACACAGTTAAACACTTAACACAGTCCAACAAGTCCAacaacttaaacacagttaaaCAAGTTAAACACAGTCCAACAAAAACAGTCTTAACACTTAAACACAGTGCAACTAGCCAACTGCAAGTCTTTAACAGTCTTAACACTTAAACAGTTAAACATAGTGCAACAAAAATAGAGAGGGCATCCCTCAACAAACAGTCTTAATTCTTAAACATGAATTCCAAGAAGACGCGCAAGACAACGCTTAATATGCTTCCTTAAACTAATTGTTCCATTCCTCTTTGGATTAACATTATATACTTGACCACAATGTTTGCACTCTACTTTGCGAACTTCTCCGTTATCTTCTTTCACCACAAAGTATTCCCAAATATCGGAGCGTTGAGCAGTAGCACGGGGCATGATTGCACTTGaacctaaaaaaaatataaatcataagttagaatattatagtttgatgataataaaacaaaactacaaaatattaagtATATCATTATCACCAAACAAATAGAGTATTAAACTTACCACTCAAGATGCAAGTTGCAactatacatcaaacaatgctagtaGTGCTTCCATTATTTTCCATATCTAAAGATAATACGACCAAATATGTCATACAAATGAAAAAGCATGATATATTATTTTGAATTAAAATACACACAAAATATTAAAGCTTACCAAGCTCGAGTTCCTCAAGATACTTCAAGTCTTCTTCAACACTAATAGGATTCTTTTCTTCTCTAAACCAATCTTGAACACAAATAAGAGCTCGCACACATTTAGGAatcaatgaactcctaaatgaatcaagaatacGGCCACCAGTGCTAAACGCGCATTCCGACGCCACACTAGAAATTGGAATTGCCAACACATCACGAGCCAACTCCGAAAGAATAGGAAATCTAGGAGCATGTGTTTTCCACCAACTCAAGATATCAAATTCTTCACTAAAAGGCTCTTGTTCTTCACTAATGTATTTATCCAACTCCGATTTAGCACCCCCACTTCCATTgtcttccttttgtttcttcAAGCTAAGCTTAGTCCTTATTTTTGATGCACTTATAACACTCCCACTAGGTGTATTAGATGTGTTGTTAGATGAAGTAGAACTAGATGGAGATTGAGGACAAGATTCGGTTGAATACTTTTTTAGATACTCTCCAAACAAAGAATTCATATAAGCATACACCTCAgcatttattttcttccctttttcctccccaaaaagttcttcaagtgctccctcaacatattcaaatttgttacgtggatccaagacggaagcaataaaaatcattttattcatcttttcaggctcaccccaatacttcttgaaCTTTTCTTGCATTTGCTGAGCCATTTTTCTCAAATGCTCATCCTCACTAGCTAAACACATTTTCAAATGACAATAAAGTTCAGATACATCCTCAAAATGAGAATTACAAGTGACATAACGTGAACCTGAAACTTTTTTAGTTAGCTCGTGAAATCTTGCAAGAAACTCTAtcacattcctcacattcacccaATTATCAGATTCAAGAGGACCTGCATTACCACCATCTTCACAAAGATGAGAACATTGATATGCAAAAAATCCATCATCAAAAAGATGCAACGTGTCAAAGGCTTTTTCAAAGTGTTGTGCTGTATCCAACATCaaataggtggaattccaccTGGTAGGAACATCCAAACACAACGTTTTGGTAGGGGTGggcgttcggtatttcggttcggtatgtaagaatttcggttcggtatttcggtattcggtttatcaattgtgtataccaaataccataccaaaatatttcggtacggtttggtatttcttattttggttcggtacggtttcggtttaaCAATCAATGAATAATCAATGCTAAGTGCTAACAGTGCACATGCACAATTGAAATTTTTACTCTAAAAGAATATGTTTTCCGATATATAACAGTGCACAACTGCACAATGTGCACATGGCTGAAACAAGAATAACTGTAACATATTATATTCTCTTAATTCTGGCTGAAACCTGAAACCCCTGTGATGTGAATCTGTGATAACCAATTCACAATTTCACATGGCTTAAGAATAATTGAAAAGCAAAAGCTGAACAAGACAACAACTTCTTTACAATCTGGCAATCTGCAGTTGCACGCCAGTATACTGTATGTCATATTATACAATATTACAATCTGCACAATGCACAATGAATCTGGCCAGTATATTGTAGTTGGCAAAAGCTGGCCAACTGCACAATGCACATTACTGATTACACAACTATATTAAATAACTTAAACACAGTTAAACACTTAACACAGTCCAACAAGTCCAacaacttaaacacagttaaaCAAGTTAAACACAGTCCAACAAAAACAGTCTTAACACTTAAACACAGTGCAACTGGCCAACTGCAAGTCTTTAACAGTCTTAACACTTAAACAGTTAAACATAGTGCAACAAAAATAGAGAGGGCATCCCTCAACAAACAGTCTTAATTCTTAAACATGAATTCCAAGAAGACGAGCAAGACAACGCTTAATATGCTTCCTTAAACCAATTGTTCCATTCCTCTTTGGATTAACATTATATACTTGACCACAATGTTTGCACTCTACTTTGCGAACTTCCCCGCTATCTTCTTTCACCTTACATGTGCACAACACTGTTTAAACTTTAAGGTCCTTGCAGGCGAAGATCTCACATACCTCACAATATTTCTAACACGTGTCACAGAAGCATCAAGTTCTTTCAAACCATCTTGCACAATTAGATTTAGTATATGAGCCATGCATCTCACATGAAGATGTTTACCACTCATCATATTAGTTTTCCACATATCTAACTGTTTAGACAATTCTTTGACAGTGACATCATTTGAAGAAGCATTGTCCACAGTAATAGTGAAAACCTTGTCTAATTTCCATTCAAGCAAACAATCCCTAATAGCTTTAGCCATCTCTTCACCCTTATGACTAGTGATAGGGCAAAAATTAAGTATTCTTTTATGCAACTTCCAATCCCTATCAATGAAGTGGGCTGTCAAacacatataatttattctttgtaaTGAAGTCCAAGTGTCTGTTGTTAGGCAAATTTTTGGTTGTGCTTCTCTAAAAGAACTTCTTAGATTTTGCCTCAATTCACTGTAAACTTCATAACAATTCCTTGTTATTGTTCTACGAGAAGGAAGACGAAATAGTGGTTGAGTTTTTCTCATAAACTTCATAAAgccttcattttctacaaagctaaatggtagttcatcagtaactatcatctcaattaaggccctcctaaccactttttgatcaaatttccaaattgATCCTTCATCATTTTGGCAAGATTGAAAATTTATCTTTGTTTGACTATTATCTTCTGCAATTTTAAGTGGGTATTCTTTGCATCTAAGCAAATGATTCTTCAATCCTGTTGTTCCATTCTTAGATGAATTAGCAGCATAAGCTTGTTTACAATATCGACACCGTGCTTTCCCAACcccattaacctcaaatttatcaaaatggtTCCAAACGTCAGACCTAGGTTGCATTGCTTTCCTTTTCTTGGAATCTTGAGTATCAATGGTGTTGGTGTTACTATCTACTGTAATAGGTAAACTTTCACAAGAACCTACATCACTTACTTTACTTGTATCTTCCATttatacaaaattaaacaaatataaacataaattaaaaatCAACAAATTAACTACCTTGCTATTAGTAATGCTCAGAGAATGTAAATATGAGAGTGCACTTTTAGATTTTAGTTATTTCAAACTAGCTATAAGTAGCTTAAACTACCATGTTTCTGCTATAACGAATTAACAATATCTTTCCAACAGATGCAGCAGCAGTCTAATGTAACTGCAGCTAAGCAAAAGCTAAAAAGGCTAAAGAAGCCATTAACAATATCCTTTTCTAGCCatctataaataaataaaaaatcatgGCCATTACTACTCAAGTGACAAGTCCACACTCCACAATTATTTAAATCTTTCCAAACCAGCAACCATAAGAATGTCACAACAAAGAAGACTAACAGTGAATTCACTCAACTGTCATCATCCTAAAGTGTCTATCACAAGAAAAATGCAAGGAAAGTTCTAAAAATCATACCTAAACAAAGTAATCATATGGTAAGCCTAACACATAGTCATGTACTCACAACTCTTATTATACAAGCAAATGAATTAAACAGCATGAACGTGATACAGATGATATTTTCCTACTAAAGGGAAAAGCTCGGAATAGCAGTTCATTCAATCAGTAGTACAACCAAAAGAAAGCGAAACAtacctttgaaattgaaattgaatcGAGCTCGGAATACTGGAATAGGACAGCAGCGTCTTCGACACTTCGTTTGCCCGGAATTTGTGAGGAGTGAGGAATCGAATCGAGCTGGAAATCGCCGCCTATAACCCTAAATTAGTTtgatgcagaaaatcagaaattaaaaaatttatgtgTCTGAACTCTGAACTcaaaaagttcaaaacttaaaaatataaaaactcaGAAAAAACCTCAGAGAGTAGTCGAGTAATAGgatgagaatgagatgagatgaGACTTAGAAAACTTACAAAAGTAGTGAAGTTAACCGGTGAAGATGAGATGAGACTCGAGCTCGACTGTCTAATGGTCGTAACTCGTAAGTCGTAACTCGTAGACTGATATCCTAATTCCTATTTCTTAAGCAGTCGATTCTCGTCTAGACTCGCAGTCGATTCTCATCTTTTTCTTCTCGATGATATCCTTCCTAAGCAGTAAGCCCTAATGGCTAATGCCCTACTTTGATGAGAAATGAGAATGACTAATTTGATTCTCGACTTGGGTCTTGGCCTCTTGGGTATTAACTGACTTGGGCTTGGGAGTTGGGGGAGTTGGGCCTGGGTGGGACGCCGGAACCGCGGGATGGTATGGGTAATGGGACTATGGGGCATGGGATATTAAATAGGTAATTGGGCTTAGAACTTAGATATAGTCATATATATTATATAGGTTCACCAAATTTTCGGTATTTTGATTTACCGAAATTGTAAAATTATAAtaccgaaaaccgaaccgaaatagCGAAATATCGAAAATCCAGTACCGAATTAGACAGAAATATCGaaaaaaccgaaaccgaaataccaaattaatttggttcggttcggaattcggtttttcagattttatgcccacccctacatTTTGGTACATTCTACCTTTACATGTGCACAACACTGTTTAAACTTTAAGGTCCTTGCAGGCGAAGATCTCACATACCTCATAATTTTTCTAACACGTGTCACAGAAGCATCAAGTTCTTTCAAACCATCTTGCACAATTAGATTTAGTATATGAGCCATGCATCTCACATGAAGATGTTTACCACTCATCATATTAGTTTTCCACATATCTAATTGTTTAGACAATTCTTTGACAGTGACATCATTTGAAGAAGCATTGTCCACAGTAATAGTGAAAACCTTGTCTAATTTCCATTCAAGCAAACAATCCCTAATAGCTTTAGCCATCTCTTCACCCTTATGACTAGTGATAGGGCAAAAATTAAGTATTCTTTTATGCAACTTCCAATCCCTATCAATGAAGTGGGTTGTCAAacacatataatttattctttgtaaTGAAGTCCAAGTGTCTGTTGTTAGGCAAATTTTTGGTTGTGCTTCTCTAAAAGAACTTCTTAGATTTTGCCTCAATTCACCGTAAACTTCATAACAATTCTTTGTTATTGTTCTACGAGAAGGAAGACGAAATAGTGGTTGAGTTTTTCTCATAAACTTCATAAAgccttcattttctacaaagctaaatggtagttcatcagtaactatcatctcaattaaggccctcctaaccactttttgatcaaatttccaaattgATCCTTCATCATTTTGGCAAGATTGAAAATTTATCTTTGTTTGACTATTATCTTCTGCAATTTTAAGTGGGTATTCTTTGCATCTAAGCAAATGATTCTTCAATCCTGTTGTTCCATTCTTAGATGAATTAGCAGCATAAGCTTGTTTACAATATCGACACCGTGCTTTCCCAACcccattaacctcaaatttatcaaaatggtTCCAAACGTCAGACCTAGGCTGCATTGCTTTCCTTTTCTTGGAATCTTGAGTATCAATGGTGTTGGTGTTACTATCTACCGTAATAGGTAAACTTTCACTAGAACCAACATCACTTACTTTACTTGTATCTTCCATctatacaaaattaaacaaatataaacataaattaaaaatCAACGAATAACTACCTTGCTATTAGTAATGCTGAGAGAATGTAAATATGAGAGTGCACTTTTAGATTTTAGTTATTTCAAACTAGCTATAAGTAGCTTAAACTACCATGTTTCTGCTATAACGAATTAACAATATCTTTCCAACAGATGCAGCAGCAGTCTAATGTAACTGCAGCTAAGCAAAAGCTAAAAAAGCTAAAGAAGACATTAACAATATCCTTTTCTAGCCatctataaataaataaaaaaccatGGCCATTACGACTCAAGTGACAAGTCCACACTCCACAATTA
This genomic stretch from Nicotiana sylvestris chromosome 9, ASM39365v2, whole genome shotgun sequence harbors:
- the LOC138877820 gene encoding zinc finger BED domain-containing protein RICESLEEPER 2-like; amino-acid sequence: MLDTAQHFEKAFDTLHLFDDGFFAYQCSHLCEDGGNAGPLESDNWVNVRNVIEFLARFHELTKKVSGSRYVTCNSHFEDVSELYCHLKMCLASEDEHLRKMAQQMQEKFKKYWGEPEKMNKMIFIASVLDPRNKFEYVEGALEELFGEEKGKKINAEVYAYMNSLFGEYLKKYSTESCPQSPSSSTSSNNTSNTPSGSVISASKIRTKLSLKKQKEDNGSGGAKSELDKYISEEQEPFSEEFDILSWWKTHAPRFPILSELARDVLAIPISSVASECALV